Genomic segment of Thermodesulfovibrionia bacterium:
AATAAAAAAAGTCTCCCGCATCTCCCTCCTTCAGGATTACACTGCCGGCAGGAAAATTGACAACCTTGCTCTTTTTGGAAAGGAGTTCCAGAGAATTATCAGAAAGGCTCGAAAAATAATTGTACCTTCTAAAGTCGGATGCAAGAAGCCGCATTATTATCCACCTATTACTGACTAATTAGAGACCTAAAAGAGCCGCAATTTCTTGACCTTTATAGATTTCAATAAAGATCATAGAGTAAATCATTAGACTTACTTTAATTTTTCGGATAATTATTGTCAATATAATTCGTAAGCTTACCCTGAAACGAGGCGATCTGTAACATGTTGCACTGCCTCAATAACGTTGGGTAACTCACATTGAACAATATATTATCTTTTTCGGCATAATTACAAAAACGGTGTCTGAAAGCAGCAAATAACACAATATTAAATGGATATTATTCATCATGTCCATATATAATAATAGAAGAAGATATGAGTTAATCTTCTAATTGTGTGTATGGCAACTAAAATATTTAATCTGAAAAAGTTCGTTTTTCTGCTATCTCTTGCCTTTATCTTTCTATCTATCAGCAGACCAGGTTATGCAGGATATTTTGATACGCCTGTTACCACTACAAAATTTATGTGGCTTGCGGGAATAGATTTTACAATAGATGGTTCTCCAGCCCAGATCGGCGATGAAATAGCTATATTTGTACCTGGTGTCCAGACCCCGGTTGGATTATATATTGTTGATACCACAGGACAATACGGAATAATGCTTATTTATGGTGATGACGAAACAACCATAGGGGCATTATCCGGTCAGGCGCTTACTGATTTTAGAGTATATGATACGAGCACATCGACATTGATCACTAATGTGCAGCCGGCAATTCCCGGAAGCTGTATCAGTGTATTCTGCCCGCCTGCATCTCTTCCTATAACCTACCAAACTACAGGCACCACATTTTCACCGCCAGCCGCAGGGACTTTATTAAATATGGCAGCAACATCTACTGTTTTAGATACAACTGCCCCCACAACCACCGCATCACCTGCGGGCGGATCGTATGGCTCACCGCAGAATGTAACACTCACCTGTAATGACGGCACAGGTTCGGGATGCGCAAACAAATATTACTGCACAGGTTCAGGATGCACGCCTGCAACAGTTTATAACGGCGC
This window contains:
- a CDS encoding PKD domain-containing protein, with product MATKIFNLKKFVFLLSLAFIFLSISRPGYAGYFDTPVTTTKFMWLAGIDFTIDGSPAQIGDEIAIFVPGVQTPVGLYIVDTTGQYGIMLIYGDDETTIGALSGQALTDFRVYDTSTSTLITNVQPAIPGSCISVFCPPASLPITYQTTGTTFSPPAAGTLLNMAATSTVLDTTAPTTTASPAGGSYGSPQNVTLTCNDGTGSGCANKYYCTGSGCTPATVYNGAIALYTTTTLRFYSKDNADNSETVKSEVYAINTVPVAGFTGSPTSGSAPLTVNFTNTSTGYDTPLTYEWDFDNNATVDSTLLNPSYEYAGTGTYSVKLTVTDSDGSANSLTRLNYISATCYSPVKITGMANSYYTSLQPAYDDSSQGDEIHFQDDTFNENLILNSSKTITLRGGYDCDFNATTGKTVINGNVTISNGVVTMENIIIQ